In Gossypium hirsutum isolate 1008001.06 chromosome D01, Gossypium_hirsutum_v2.1, whole genome shotgun sequence, the genomic window GATACTAGTACTTGCAAATTTTTCGATTTTGATTCGAAAGAAGTAGAATTCAGTTCAAATATTCAATAATTATAGAGTTGAGCTTGAGTAGCTCAATCAAGCTTCGAATTGAACTTACACTTAAAAATTAATGTTCAATCAAGATTGAGCAAAAAATTGAGTTTTATGTTTCAagtcaaattcaaatttaaaaatttaaattggtaTGAGCATTGTAGTTAATATAGGAGGACGTAGGTTCAAGTGGctaaagtgcattatcctcctatttctGAGTTGAACAGATATGAGTAGTTCTAATCATTCTATCAGAAATAACATACTTACATACGGTTGTAagagaaattaaacaaattcaaataaaatacaaattatatCATGGacgaaactaaaaatttaaagaattagtgttaaaatgatttaaatctaataattaaaattttagtgggactaaaatataattttaccaaactAAACACTTATATACTTAAAGAGAGATTAAAATTGAATAATAGCTAAGCTGAGCTCAAGTGCTAAAAACAACGACTAGAACATACCCAAAACATAGCCCCAAAATGGCGACGCCACCGGTGGCGGCAGGGGGAAACTTTGAAGCATCACCACCACCACCGATGCAACCTCCCGGAACGGACATGACAGGTATATGTTTCAGAGACCAATTATGGCTAAACACGTACCCGCTTGATCGAAACCTGGTTTTTGATTACTTTGCCCTATCTCCATTCTATGATTGGACCTGCAACAATGAGCAGCTTAGGATGCGATCCATTCACCCTCTTGATCTCTCTCAACTTTCGTAAGTCTGGGTTTTTCTTCCCCTTTCAATTAATTCTCTTTGGCATGTTGCAAAATTagatattttttgtttgttttttggaattgaaaattgttaaatttatgaaacCTAGTTTGAGTGTTGAAGAAATAGTGATTTGGGCATGTCAAAGGTCAAAgctttaaaaaaagttaaattctgttgttagtccctctactttacaaaagttgtggatttagtctttatactttaatttggtcatttttagtctttatacttttcaaaatataaaatttcagcCATCACCAAAGATAACTGCAATTTCCAAAATCTAAGGTGGCAACATATTATCATTTGTAATGTCATCACGGCTTGTTATTTCCACTAAAAATCCAGTTAATGGAtccaattcaaaaagtatagggacttagaatgatccaattggagaatatGAACTGAACCTACAATTGCACCCATAGTAtaagactagtaattgaatttaactgcTACTGTTTTGGGACTAAAAGTTCAAAATTCAagaagtatagggactaaaattgaccaattcaaaaatttacagtgattaaaattgatcaaattaaaatacagggactaaatccacaacttttgtaaagtagaGGGGCTAttagcaaaatttaacctaaaaaattaTTAAGGGTCGGGGTGGCTACCAAATAGGTAACTTGATTTTGCAGTTTAATTAAAAGTATTTCATTTGATTGGAACATTTGCTGATTATATCATCAATTATAGCATAGAATTGTAGTTTAAAAGATTTAGGCGATACATTTATACAAAACTTCTACCCCGCACACGCAATGGAGCCGTAGACAGTCAAGTGAAATCCAATCCACGAAATAATTTGATCTATGGACAGCATCATTGTGGTAAAGGTCTTAATGCCAGAGGAATCATTACCGCAAGGCATAGAGGGGGAGGTCATAAGCATCTATACCGTAAAACTGATTTTCGACAAAATGAAAAAAGACATATATGGTAGAATCATAACCATAGAATATGACCCTAATCGAAATGAATACATTTGTCTCATACACTATGGGGATGGTGAGAAGAGATATATTTTACATCCCATAGTGGAGGTGCTTATAAGATTAGTaatgagggttttttttttaatttaatataggaAAATGACTGGGATGGAGTACATGCTTAGTGAAGTTATGGAACCACACCTCTTTGTTATTCGTAAACAAAAGAGGGACAGTGCGGAGAAAGTCACACCGATGCTAGCGTATTATATTTTGGATGGTTCGATATATCAAGCACCGCAGCTTTGCAATGTCTTTGCAGCTCGAGTTGTAAGTTTCATCATATTGTTTTTCCTTTCGTGTTTCGTATTTGTATAACAAAACGATGCTGGTTTCAGTCTGGTAACGGTTTTCCTTTTGTTGAAATGTTACCAAAACCGGTTTCCCATTCGAATGTCTTGGTCATTCGCCATATTTATATGCATGTATCATCTTTTGGTTATTGATAATTTATCCATTTGACAGGGACGTGCTCTCTATTA contains:
- the LOC107891565 gene encoding mediator of RNA polymerase II transcription subunit 6, whose amino-acid sequence is MATPPVAAGGNFEASPPPPMQPPGTDMTGICFRDQLWLNTYPLDRNLVFDYFALSPFYDWTCNNEQLRMRSIHPLDLSQLSKMTGMEYMLSEVMEPHLFVIRKQKRDSAEKVTPMLAYYILDGSIYQAPQLCNVFAARVGRALYYISKAFTTAASKLEKIGYVDTENESETVEPKGGKEAINIKEVKRVDHILASLQRKLPPAPLPPPFPDGFVPPSTAEAEKDPENQQTAEPQPSAVDPIIDQGPAKRMKF